CGCGGACCCGCCCAGTACAGATATGGGTGTGGCTTATTGCGCGCCCCTTGCATGGTTGGAAGAATATCAACGCCATCGACTTTCAACTCACTCGGAATATCAATCCCGGCAGCACTCAATGCCGTTGGCAGAATATCCATGGCCGATACTAAGGTATCGTTGGTACTGCGCTCTGGTAATACGCCTTTCCAGTGCGCAATGAATGGTACGTTAACACCACCACGGTAGCGCTGACCTTTGTATGCCTTATTCATGCCGTTACGAGGCATCGGAGATTCACCCACGGCGCCATTATCCGACAAGAAAAAAATGAGTGTATTTTCGTACTCACCTGTTTCTTTTAGCTTATCGATAATTTGGCCAATGCCTTCATCAGACGCATTGATGTGCGCATAGTATTTATCGACTTCCACGTTACCAGTATCGAACTTACTCATGTATTTATTCGGAGCAGGCTGTTCCAATGGAATGTGCGGTACAGAGTAAGCCAAATTGATAAAGAAAGGTTTATCTTCTTTCTCAGCTTTATCAATGAAGTTCAGCGCTTCATTGGTCAGATTGTGCGTGAGGAAACCCCAAGCGGTAATGTTCTCATAGTTACGGAAAACGGCTGGGGAGTTGTAAACGGCAGAACCAGAGGCAAAGTATGAGTATGAGTAATCAAAACCGCGATCATTCGGGAAAAACCCTTTTTCAGGTTTTGAAATTTCATTATCGTGGTAGTCACGCGTTCTTTGGTTCTCAGGCACCTTGGTTTTGGTGATCTTGGCGTTGTGATATTTACCAATATTTGCGGTGGCATAACCATTTTCCTGGAACAGCTCAGGAAGCATGGTGACATCACGCGGTACGCCATGGTGCGCATCATCATTACTGTAGATGCCGAAGCTGTGAGGGAAGCGTCCGGTTAAAATCCCTGCGCGTGATGGGCCACACACTGGCGTCGCAACGTAAGCATTGGTCATGCTTACCCCTTCTTTCGCCAGTTGAGTCACGTTAGGCATGGCGCGTTTTGCCGCGTCATAGGCTTTGTCGAAGTCGACTTTATAACGATCAGAGACAAAACGTTTTTTCAGCACCTCTTTTTCGATTTCACCCATCGCAAAATCCAGTTGCTGCTTCCCCAAATCGTCCATGACAATGACGAGTACGTTAGGTTTCTCGTCTGCGGCAAGGGAGTGCATTGGCGCGGCAATACACGCGGCCCCAACCATCCCTGCAAGCACGCTCTTTTTAAATGACATGATTAACCTCTTAACGGTTGTAAAATTGCGCCATCATCGGCATAACATCAGCAGCCAGGCCACCACGACGGATAGCTTCAGACATGTGATGCATTGCAGGCGCTGTATGTGTGAAAATTGCTTTGTAAGATGGGCATAAATAGTTCTGGCGATGATGCTCACCTTCAATGACATTGATGCGATGTTTTGGGCAACCGCCGTAGCACAACTCTTGAACGTTACAGTTAAGGCATTGACTCGTTAGTGTTCTGGATTTATCAAGACCAAAGTTACGTTGTTGCTTACTTAAAGCCAGTTGTTTGATGTTCGTCTGCATCATGTTCCCAAGGCGATTGTCGTCGTAAACATAGTGGTCACAGGAGTACATATCGCCATTGGCTTCGATGATCATCGCCTGGCCGCAGTTTTTGGCCTGGACACAGACCGAAGCAGAATGTCCCATCCAGCAGGCTAGAATGCTGTCGAACATACGCACGTATACCTTACCTACATCGTTGAGTACCCACTCGTTAAAGACGTCGATCATGAACTTGCCGTAGCCTTCGGCCGGTACAGAGAAAGGCGCCAATTCAGCATTTTCAACCGGTGAGTAGGATTGCACGCCTTTGTTGCATTCTGGGCGAATTTCGACGATAGGAATAAACTGTAGGAACTGAGAGCCGAGGTCTTTCAGTGCATGGTACACCTCTTTCCCTTTGTCCCAGTTTTCATCATTGATGACAGTTAAGGTGTTAAATTCGACGTTGTACTCTTTGAGCAAATCGATCGCTTGCTTAACACGCTGGAAAGTCGGTTTACCGTTGACCGATACGCGGTATTTATCGTGAATATCGGCTGTGCCATCGACCGAAACGCCAATCAAAAAACGGTTTTCAGCAAAGAATTCTGCCCATTGGCGGTTAATGCCAATTGCGTTGGTTTGAAAGCTATTGTGAATGGTTTTGCCGTTAGCAAATTGCTTTTGAAACTGAACCACTTTTTTAAAAAAGTCCAATCCCGCCAAGGTCGGCTCTCCGCCTTGCCAAGCAAAATCAATCACGTCAGCATCCTGAGATTCAATGTAATCGCGCACGTAACGTTTAAGGACACTGTCACTCATCAGATCTTGATTGCCTGAGTTCGGCGTGTGAATGGTGTCTTCTTTTTCTAAGTAAAAACAGTAGTCACATTTAAGGTTACAACGGTAACTGACGGGCTTAGCCATCATGTGAAAGTGTGTGGGTTTGCCTTTAGACATTGTGGCCTCCACGGAAGCGGTTCTTTAACAGGGGAATATACGTGAAACAGAAGCAACGACCAATGTTCTAGATCACAAAGCGAAACAAAACAAAAGTTTTTTGTTTTTATTCGAAAGCATTTGTAGCAAGATAAAAAGCAAATGTAAGCAGAGTTAGTTTTAATTCATGTCAGGCTCATTGCTAAGGTCAGCACTTATTATTGCTAGTGTAACATCCGCTTCTTTCGCATACGCGAGTACTTCACCGTTGCAATCCACCATTATCAGCTTTGAAGAACAAACGCGGCCAACGTTTGTTAGCCATGGTGAAATAAGTAAAAAACGTGCGATTTTAGGCGAGCAATCGTTACTTTGGAAATGGCGAGCTGGCGATATCCTTACGATCAAAAAACGCATCCAGCGCTACGATAACAAGCAAGCGAAAAAAGCGTTTGGTAAGAAAGCAACTCAAGTCATTTCGTTTTGGGTTTACAACGAAGTACCGTTAGATCAGTCGATGACCTTGTTACTTTCAAAGCAAGGCAATAATCCAAGTGAAAAAGCGATTAACCTCAATTTTAAAGGATGGCGCGCCTTTGGGTTATCTTTGGACAGTGACTTTGAGCAGCCCGTCACTAAAGAGCTCGATACCGTTCAGTTTGTGGCACCAACTCATGACTCTGGTGAGCTATTTATCGACCGAGTGATGTTTTCTATTGATGATGGCCGTTATCAGTGGTCGGATTATCATGTCAAAAACAGAATGGCAGGCCATTTCCCAGAGATCGACTTTGGATTACCCACTTCTTTACCTGAAGCGACTGAGCAACAAAAACAAGCGCTGAATGCGGTCAAACAAAAAACCATCACATTACTGGCAGACAGCAACATCAGACTTCCTGCTCTGCGAGCTAAATTTGATGACTTCCAAATACGAGAAGTGGAAGGAGTAATTCGTGGTCGGCACATTCTTACCGATAAGCAGCAAGTCATTTATAACTCACGCTATCTATTGCCTGAAGATTTAGAAGACTTTAAAGAATACGCCATTTTAGGAAAAAAAGACCAATTCGGGATCATCCAGCACCTTGGTTACTCCGATCTCATGCTCGATATTGCCAGTCGCTATGTTAAAAACAAAGATGCCGCAGAACGCGCGGCATTGTCTGAAATGTATCTCCTCATGACCAGGCATTTGCTCGATCAAGGTTTTGCTAAAGGCAGCAGTCTTGTCAGCACCCACCACTGGGGCTACTCATCACGAGGTTGGTATTCTTCCGCGTTGCTGATGCAAGATGTGCTTGAGCAGAACGACTTGCTGCCAGAAGTCTACGACGCTTTGCTTTGGCATGCGCGTGAGTTTAAAGCCAGCTTCGATATGGAGATAAAACCACAGAGCTCCAATTTAGACTATTTTAATACGCTATCTCGCCAGCATTTAGCACTCATTTTGCTCAATCCCGATGAAAAAGAGCGCGTTGCATTGGTAAGTAAGTTTGGCCATTTTATCACTCAAGCTCTGGCGCAAACACCACCATCGTCTTTTGATGGATTGCGTGATGATGGTACCGCTTATCGTCATATGGGGCATTACCCGAATTATGCGTTTCACGGATTTGATCATATCGCACAGGTCATTTATGCCCTTCACGGTACCGAGTTTGCGGTTCAAAAACCGGGATTGGATAAGCTTAAAAAAGCCATGATCGCTGGCTGGATTTATTCTAACCCTGTGGTGCCCATGGGCATTTCCGGGCGCCACCCTTTCGATGATTTAAGCGTTAAACGTTACGCGCAAGGTATGAAGTTATTAGCCAAAAGCTACCCACAACTTGATGAAGAGTTGGCTTCGATTTATCTGCAAATCAGGGGATTATCTTCAAAAGACAGTGCCAAACATTTTGGAAAAACCATCTCTCCAGCCACCCTGCCGGAGGGAAGCTGGTCGTTTAATGGTGGTGCGTTTGCCGTACATCGACACGGCACGCAAATGGCCTTTATGAAAGGGTATAACGATGTGGTATGGAGCTCTGAAATTTATACCCACGATAATCGTTACGGCCGTTATCAAAGCAATGGCAGCGTGCATGTGATGCCGTATGGCAAGCTGAAACAACACGGCTATCAAGAAAATGGCTGGGACTGGGCGCGTAACCCTGGCGCAACCGGAATTAAAGTCGATTTAGATAAACTCGAAAGTTTTACTCGTGATTCCCTGATGATGTATTCGAAAGAGGGAAAAAGCGCCGCTACCTCTTTAGACCAGAAGCATACCATCTTTAGTCACAAACACGTTGAGCGCAAATACCCGAATTTTGACCCCACATTCCGCGCCAATAAGCACGTATTGGCGACAGAAAACATGCTTTACATGACGGGAAATCACATTAGCAATTCTCTTAGTGACCATGACGAAGCAACGGAAACCACCTTATTCCAACTCGCCACCAACGGCAGCGCGACCAGCATCAATATTAATGGCTCTCTCCATTCTGATGCGAACTTAACCATCACACTGACCAATCACGACTGGTTAATTGATAGCAATAACGTGGGTTACTTTCTGATTGATGTGGACCCAGTTCGGGTTACCCGAAGCGTACAACACTCAGGCCATAACAAAACCAAAAAAGCGACTCAAGGCGAGTTCGTGACCGCTTGGATCGATCACGGGGTAAACCCGACGAACGCCCACTATGAATATTTGGTGGTGATGAATACCACAGCTGAAGAAATGCAGCAGCTCGCACAGCGTTATAAAAACGCCGCTCGTGATGCATCCGAAAAACCGGGCGAAATTCTAGAAACCAGTGATAACCACCACCTTGTCAGAGTAAATGGCTTATATGGATACAGTGCCTTTAGTGCTGCTCACTTCTCTCACGGTGTCTTGCAAGACGTCAGTCAAGCCGCTCAAGTGTTGGCACAGACGTTAGCAAGCGGAAACGTCAAACTCAGTGTGTCCGCGATGGATCTCAACCTCGTCAAAGAGTGGGCGTATGGGCCCACAGAGGCACCAAACAAGCCGGTCATCATTGAGCTGACTTTTCGGGGTAAGTGGCAAATAGATCAGGCCATTCGCCATCAATACCGCGATAACACAACCATAGTGACCATTTCAAGTCTATTTGGCGCCGCCACTGAATTTGAAATAAAACCCTAACAAATGCTTTGAATAACTTGAGACATGATTCTCACTTGGATACTTCAATGAAAAAAACCGCTCTCCTTCCTATAAATAAAGTCGCACTGTTAATTGGCAGTGCTTTAATGGCGCAAAGCGCTTTCGCTTCCCTTACACCCACGATCCTTAGTTTTGAGGAAAGCAGCATCCCGACGTGGATTAACAGCGATGTAACGGCGGTTAGCCTAAGTACTAAGCGCGCGATATTGGGTGATCAATCGCTCTTGTGGCAATGGAACGCAGGTGAAAAATTAGTGATAAATAAAACATTCACCCGCTATACCGATACCGAAGCTCGTGCACTCTACGGCAGTTCAGCCACACAGATTATTTCCTTTTGGCTGTATAACGAAACGCCAAGCGCATCCCACGCCACGCTGACGTTAGCCAATCCTGATGGCGCTTACCCACGTACCACCACCATTAATTTAAACTTCACCGGGTGGCGAAACGTGACACTATCACTTAATAATGACTTTACGTCATCAGTCCCAAATAAGTTTGGCCAAATCATACTAAACGCACCAAACACTGGTTATGGTAAGTTATATATTGACCGCATTATGGTATCCATTGATGACAGCCGTTACCAATGGAGTGATGATCAAATCACCACACGTTATCCAGTCGAAGAGATTAATTTCGGCCTGCCGGAGAACTTACCCGCACCGACCAGTGCAGAGCTCGCGGCCATCGAACAAATCAAAACCAGATTGATACAAAAGCTCGGTACGGGCAGTTCTAACCTTTCTGGCTTAGAAAGCAAATTCAATAGCTTTAATATTATCAAACGAGCTGATGGCACCATAACTGGCCGCCACCTTATTACTGATCCGCAGCAAACGCCGTACCAACCGAACCACCTCTCTGCGCAAGATAAAGCGGACTACAATGATTACGTCCTTCTGGGTGAAGGCGATAAATACAACTCAAAAATCACGGGATATGCTCAATTGATGCTTAATCTGGGCAAGGCGTATCACAATCCTCTTGCGAACAAAGATCGCATTGCTGAAATGTATACTCTCATGACAGAACACATGTTCGACCAAGGCTTTGTCGACGGCAGTGCGCTAGGAACAACCCATCACTGGGGTTACAGCGGCCGTTGGTGGTACCTTTCGGCATTGTTAATGGAAGAGCCTCTGCGTCAAGCGGGCCTGCTCGATGAAACCTATAAAGCGTTACTGTGGTTTTCTCGTGAATTCCGTAACCGTGGCTTCGAAATGAAGGTTACCCCAAGCAGCACGGATATGGACTTTTTCAATACCCTGTCACAGCAAAATCTGGCAATGATATTACTTAATCCAGATGAGAGAGAAAAAGTCGCACTGCTGCATAAGTACGCCGATTTCCTCTCTGCAACCCTTGATCGTAATCCTCCGGGCTACAACGATGGTTTTCGACCGGACGGCACCGCATGGCGACATAAAGGTCACTATCCAGGCTATGCATTCACAGCCTTAACTAGCATCGGGGATCTTGCTTATCTGATGAAAGGTGATGAGTTTGGCTTCCAAACTGGCGCTCTGGACACGATAAAAAAAGCCATGATATCAGCATGGATTTATACCAACCCGACGGTTCCTTTGTGTATAGCAGGTCGTCACCCTTTTACTGATCTATCCGTCAACAGCAATTTTGCTGAAAGCATGAAAAATATAGCCCTTAGTTACCCTACGGTAGACAAAGAGCTAGCGAGTATCTATCTCACGATAACTAAGCAAAGTGCAGCTCAAAGTGTGACTATTTTTGGAGAATCCATTACCCCAGCGACCTTGCCTGAGGGGAGCTGGACCTTTAACGGTGGTGCCTTTGCTGTTCATCGGGTAGGCGATCGTATGGCGATTTTCAAAGGGTATAACCAAGACGTTTGGTCTTCAGAAATCTATACCAACGATAACCGTTACGGTCGTTACCAGTCGCACGGCTCGGTGCATGTACTCCCGCTCGGGGACCCTGTCACTCATGGCTATAAGCAAGATGGATGGGACTGGAACCGTAATCCGGGCACTACCACTATCCACTTACCCATCAACGAGCTTGAAAGCCCTCGCTCTTCTACGCTGATGATACTCTCTGATGTCGGCTTATCGGGAGCGACATCGTTAGAAAACCAATACACACTATTTAGTTTTAAACATAAAGCACCACAAGATTTAGACCGTTTCGAGCCAAGCTTTGAGATGAACAAACATGCGCTAGGCTCAGAGAAATTTATCTATTTGACGGGTAATAACATCCGTAATCTGGATGGCAGAAATCGCACTGAAACGACTCTATTTCAATTGGCAATGCGTTCAGGAAAAGGGGTAAATATTAATGGTGTTGATTATACGGGAAGCACATTAAATAAAACCTTGCAGTCAGGCGATTGGATCATTGACGACAACCATGTCGGTTACTACCTCGTGAACACCGATCCGGTAAAGGTATACCGTGGTGGGCAAACGTCAAAGCATAACAAAACTAAAGCCGTTACCTTTGGCAACTTCTCTAGTGCTTGGATTGACCATGGCGTTGCTCCGAATAATAAGCAATACGAATACATCATGGTGATGGAAACTACACCACAAGAGATGACGCAACTGGCGAGCGCATTTAAAGCGCAACCACGTTTTGTAACCTTGCAAAGTGATGAACTGCGTCAAGTGGTGAAGGATACGTCATCCAATCTCTTCGGTTACACCAATTTTGCTGAGTCTACCTTTGATCAAGGCTACATCACTCATGTAGACAAGCCGTCTCAGACGCTGCTTCGTGTTGATGCCCTACAACAAAAAATGGTGTTATCAGGCGCATCACTGGATCTTAACTACCAAAAAGGCGTAGATAACCAGTTACTGCCAGATTTAACCACCGGACCTGATCCTGTCAGTATTACTTATACCATCAAAGGGAAATGGCAACTTTCAGCCGGTGATGCGCAAGTCGCCATCTCTGGCGATGAAACCATGGTGACATTAAGCAGCGACTTTGCCATGCCACAAGAAGTAACGCTCACAACAACGAGCTTGCCACTGATCCCTATGGAACCATCGATTCCAACGCAACCGGTAGAGCCAGAAGCACCCGAAGAACCAACATCTCCATCATCTTCAGGTGGCAGTGGTGGCTCGACATCACCATTACTGTTGTTTGGACTGGGTCTATTAGGGCTATTGCGTAATCAGCGTTAAGACGATGAATGCATCGCAACATAGAGTTTGCGATGCATCCGCGCATAAATATCGTCTTCAATAAAAAAGCGCCAATCAATGGCGCTTTTTATTTTATTTAACAAGTTTGCATGTACCAAAAGGTTTTGGATTATGAAACGCAGGTTTTGGAAGCCTAGGATCATTCCACGCAATCCAACCCATATCGATACCGCTTTCTGTCTTAGTAAACTCCGCACGCATTAGAGCGCAAATTAGCTCAGTTTTGTCATTATTCTGCCACAGCTGCATATTGGTTAACGTCGACATCGGGATAGAGCCTTCGACCAAGTAGCCATAATCCGTGACGGTAGAGCTAGTTTTTAGCCCTTCCCACTCATATTCTATTAAAGAGGTGCGTTTATTAATTTTCGTATCGAAAGTACCTATCGCGCTATATATTTGATCTTTAGCATCGATCTCCATCGTGTAATATTTTTCTAGATCGCGATTTTTCGCTAAAAATATTTCAACGCGGTCGGAATCCAAGGCGCCACGTTCACCTTCGCCAATCGTGACATGCTTGTCATCCACTCGGTAACGGAAATAGATGGCTTCATCATCCCAAACTGCTTTAAATTCGGTCGCAGGTGCTAGTTTTGTATCCCAAGGAAAAGTAAACTGAGTCAGAGCGTCCGCTTTTCCCCATGCGCCATCATCTTCATTTGCATCAATAACTGGCGCATTTTCAACATGTTGAATCAAATAGGTGTCGCCTGCGTAAATAGCAGATGAGAAGAGTACAGAAGCAATACTAATCGCAATGAGTTTTTTCATAAATATTCCTAAAAAGTATTTACATATTAAAGATAAATATATTTCACATTACGCGGCAATTTTATCAAAAATGTATTTATAAAACTTTGATTTAACCTATAAAAATATATTAAATACAAAAATAAATAGAATAAAAAAAGAAAATACATATGTGATTTTATTATTTTACTTTATTTTTTATCCATAAAAAAAGCGGCGCATTAGCGCCGCTCTCTCTTTACCATTTATGCTGCACGTTACGCTAGCTTCGATACTTCAATCGCCGCCAGAATAAACGCCCCGGCCCCGTAATCTATGTTGTGCTCAAACTGCACATCACGCGGGTTGAATGCCGGCAACTGTACCCAGCCGATCATGCCGTTGTCATGAATAGCTGTTTCTAACGCCGCCCACGCTTTGTGCACGATAGGCTGGTAGGTCGCGTCATCCAGTAAACCCTGGTTGAGGCCCCACGCCAGTCCAAAGGTGAACAGTGCCGTGGCGCTCGATTCCGGTGCCGGGAACGAATCCGGATCCAGCAGGCTCGCCCGCCAAAAACCGTCGTCATGCTGGTACTTCACCACTTCTTTGGCGAGGTTAACGAACAGGGTGCGGTAGCACTCGCGCTCGTCAAAGTTTTCTGGCAGACGCTCGAGGATGCGCGGCACGGCGGCCAGCATCCAGCCCAGTCCGCGCGACCAGAAGACTTTTTCACCATTGGCTTCACGAAACTCGCTGCCGCCATCCCCAAATTCGTTTCGGTACTTTTGCCCCACTTCGGTTGGCATGTAGCGATAATCACGGTAGTACAGGCCCGTCTCCGGATCGTACAGGTGATTCACCGAGTCCCAGAAGGCGTTGTGCATGTAGTTGACATACTTGTCGTCACCGGTTTCGCGTGACAGTGCCGCAAACGCCGGCGGCGCCATGAACAGCGAATCCACCCACCACCAGTCTCGGTGACCCGGTTTCGGATCGTTGACCATAAGGTCGAACGCTTTAATGGTTGGCTCTAACGCTTCCGGAATGTTCACCGTTGGGTACACGTCCAGGTACGCCTGCGCGCACACGTGGTCGTCGGCAAAGCACGGGAAGGCGCCAGTACGAAAACCAGTGTGCAGGGTGTAATTCATCACCCCATAGAGGTACTCTTGATCGTCTGTCGCTTTCCAGGCGGCAGCCACGGTGGACCAGAAAACGCCGCGCTCCCAGTCGGTATCTTTGATGAAGCGCGTGGCCCCGCTGCGGCGGATCACGCTGCGCGTTTGGTTTGCCACTTGGTAGCGGTAAACGCGTTTCATCTGATCCAGTACGTGCGCTTTATTGAGTGTCATGCCGGCTCCTTATTAGCGAGCTAACCAGCCGCCATCCACGGCAAGAGTATAACCAGTGACGTAGTTTGAGGCGTCTGAAGCTAGGAAGGTGACCGGGCCTTGCATGTCGGTTGGTAGACCCCAACGACCCGCTGGGATGCGCTCCAAGATAGCCTGGTTGCGCGCCGCGTCTTCACGCAGAGCCTGAGTATTGTTGGTCGCCATGTAACCCGGGGCGATCGCGTTCACCTGGATGTTGTGGCCAGATAGTTCGGTCGCCAAGGCGCGGGTGATGCCCATTACGGCCGATTTAGAAGCGGTATAAGAGATCACGCGAATGCCGCCTTGGAACGAGAGCATGGAGGCGATGTTGATGATTTTGCCGCCTGACTGCTGCGCGATGAAGTGTTTTGCCACTGCTTGAGATAGGAATACCACAGCTTTTTGGTTGATGGCGATGACGTCATCCCAGTTATCTTCTGAGAAGTCGAGCAGGTCTTCACGGCGGATGATGCCGGCGTTGTTCACTAGGATGTCCACACGCCCCATGATCTCAACCGCTTGGTCAACAAGCTCGGTCAGTGCTGCCTTGTTTGAGTTGGCAATAAGGTTCGCGTTGATGTATTCAAAACGACGGCCTTCGGCTTCGATCATCGCTTTGGTTTCTGGTGCGTCTACGTAGCCAATACCCAGTACATCAGCGCCGGCTTTGGCCAGCCCCACGGCCATGCCTTGACCAAGCCCCGTATCACAGCCAGTGACAATCGCGACTTTACCTGTTAAATCGAACATGTTCATGATGCATTTCCTTTATAAAGCAGCCCTCACGCACGGTTGTCTTCGAGGGTGAGCATGAGAGCGTGTATTAATCGTTAGTATGAAAAATCAGTCGCCTGATTTAGCGTAAGTCAGACATGGCCACGTGGTCCATGTCGTCAAAAGTCTGGTTTTCCCCACACATAGACCAGATGAATGAGTACGCGGCGGTGCCAACACCGGAGTGGATCGACCAACTTGGTGATATCACGGCTTGTTTTTCACGCATCACGATGTGACGGGTTTCCGTCGGCTCGCCCATGTAGTGGAACACGACGTTGTCATCCGTCATGTCAAAGTAGAGGTACACTTCCATGCGGCGCTCGTGCGTGTGGCATGGCATGGTGTTCCACAGCGAGCCCTGGTGCAGTTGGGTTAAGCCCATGGTCAGCTGACACGTTGGCAGCACCGACGGCACGATGTATTTGCTGATGGTGCGCACGTTGCAGTTTTCGGCCTTGCCCAGCGTGACTTTTTCTGCATCATCGAGGGTGATTTTGCGCGTTGGGTAGGCGTGGTGCGCCGGGGTGGAGTTCATGTAGAACTGCGCAGGAGTACTGGCGTCAACGCTTTCAAAGGTGACGTCTTTGGCGCCCATACCGATGTACAAAGCTTCGCGCTCGGCAATCTCGTAGACCTGACCATCGACGGTGACTTTGCCCGCTTCGCCAAGGTTGATCAGACCCAATTCGCGACGCTGCAGGAAGTACTCCACGCCAAGCGCTTTGCCTGCGGCTAACTCCAGTGGCTTTTGCGTTGGGACGATGCCACCAAAAAGGATGCG
This Vibrio navarrensis DNA region includes the following protein-coding sequences:
- a CDS encoding glycoside hydrolase family 88/105 protein, which produces MTLNKAHVLDQMKRVYRYQVANQTRSVIRRSGATRFIKDTDWERGVFWSTVAAAWKATDDQEYLYGVMNYTLHTGFRTGAFPCFADDHVCAQAYLDVYPTVNIPEALEPTIKAFDLMVNDPKPGHRDWWWVDSLFMAPPAFAALSRETGDDKYVNYMHNAFWDSVNHLYDPETGLYYRDYRYMPTEVGQKYRNEFGDGGSEFREANGEKVFWSRGLGWMLAAVPRILERLPENFDERECYRTLFVNLAKEVVKYQHDDGFWRASLLDPDSFPAPESSATALFTFGLAWGLNQGLLDDATYQPIVHKAWAALETAIHDNGMIGWVQLPAFNPRDVQFEHNIDYGAGAFILAAIEVSKLA
- the kduD gene encoding 2-dehydro-3-deoxy-D-gluconate 5-dehydrogenase KduD, whose translation is MNMFDLTGKVAIVTGCDTGLGQGMAVGLAKAGADVLGIGYVDAPETKAMIEAEGRRFEYINANLIANSNKAALTELVDQAVEIMGRVDILVNNAGIIRREDLLDFSEDNWDDVIAINQKAVVFLSQAVAKHFIAQQSGGKIINIASMLSFQGGIRVISYTASKSAVMGITRALATELSGHNIQVNAIAPGYMATNNTQALREDAARNQAILERIPAGRWGLPTDMQGPVTFLASDASNYVTGYTLAVDGGWLAR
- the kduI gene encoding 5-dehydro-4-deoxy-D-glucuronate isomerase; protein product: MDIRQPIHSAHAKTLDTDGLREQFLVDTVFVNGEITLTYSHIDRILFGGIVPTQKPLELAAGKALGVEYFLQRRELGLINLGEAGKVTVDGQVYEIAEREALYIGMGAKDVTFESVDASTPAQFYMNSTPAHHAYPTRKITLDDAEKVTLGKAENCNVRTISKYIVPSVLPTCQLTMGLTQLHQGSLWNTMPCHTHERRMEVYLYFDMTDDNVVFHYMGEPTETRHIVMREKQAVISPSWSIHSGVGTAAYSFIWSMCGENQTFDDMDHVAMSDLR